DNA from Solanum stenotomum isolate F172 chromosome 3, ASM1918654v1, whole genome shotgun sequence:
AATCTGTGGCCATTGTGTATATCAAGTCCATATATGCATCTATGGTTCCTTTTTAAATCTTTAACTTTTTCCATAATCCCACGTGTATTTCCTTCGTTGTGAATATGAAGACCATGTATGCAACAGTTGCCTTGTCttttagtttcttttctttcttttcagtGTATTCTTCTTGCAGCCAGATTTGTTACAATATATGCGAGAATAGGATATCATCATTCATgttctattttaaaatattatattttatataaacttacatgaataattaatttctgTCACTAATGTTCACCTTTCccttcaattattttgaatgtaCCCGCTGTTTGACTATTCAAGAAGTTATACAACCAAAACATTTATACTTTCCAGTTTTTgcatttataactcaatttttttgtgtattgcTGAGATTTAAGATGTTTTCATCTGTTTCTGAAaacattattttataatttaaagcAAAATCTACTATGAAGTTTGTACCAaatgtttatttaattaatgatttcagGCCTGAAAAAGGAAGCAAATGCAAACGTGAATCCAACACATGTTGCAGTTGATAGAAAGAGACATCTGAATGTTGTATTCATTGGTCATGTTGGTAAATTTTCATTATTCTGTATTGTATGATAGTCCCTACTTCTTATAATCATAATCTTTTTCTAGAAGCACCAAATCCAGCTCTTTAAAATATCAAGGAAGAGAAAAAATGTATAACGAAGGATGATTCTAGACTTTTCTGTACCCTTTACACTGAGACTTGAACCCAACAATATTAATgaattatgaaatttaaaagACACAGTAGGCATATGTTGTAGCTGATTTTTTCATTCTAATGTATTGGTGTATCTATTTCATAAGAAACTATGTTTGCTGTGTCTGTCCAGAAACTGAAGAAAACAACTGGGACAGATATATTTGACTCAGCCCTCCAAATGCGTTGAGGTGTTGTGTTTGAGTGCATTTGTGATGTAGTTAGTTCTTATGGAATTAGGGAGCTTCAAAGTTGGTAGCTTTCTGCATTGTTTTTGTTCCTCTTTCCATCCTTGCATTTTTTTGGGATAATCATTCTATCTTGCATTGATAGCAGTAACTCGAGAAGTCCCATGGGTGAAATAGAAGTGAGGAACTGTGATGTCTGGATTTTGGATATAGCAAGTTTTAGTTTGTCCAATTTGTGCAGTTAGTCCGAGTCAGCTGGGGACTTGCAGTTTGTATGATAAGCAACTTCATAGATTCTAATGTAAAATTTGGTGAAAACTTACCAAAGCTCAAAGCTCATGTCTCACATAACCAATTTTGACAATTATACCACTCTTAGGCTTATTATATATCATTTCAACTGCAGATGCTGGGAAGTCCACAGCTGGAGGACAAATACTATTCCTTAGTGGTCAAGTTGATGATCGGACTATCCAGAAGTATGAGAAGGAAGCAAAGGATAAGAGTAGAGAGAGTTGGTGAGCTTTTAGTGTTCAACTTGTATTTTTGGCACTTTTTAATGCCTGAACATTTGTCAGGCCAGTGTGTGTAATTTATGATGCTTGattattcttgataaaaaaataatctaggATGTTCATTTCTCTTGTCAATATTGACTTGGACTATATCAAGGattttttgatgtaaaattatTGGTTCTGTAGGATCTCACATGTAGAATTTTTGTTATGGACTTCATTTTGTCTTGTATATCTGTTGTTTTACAGCTTTGTAGCTTCTCCTGCCTTTCAAATTACCTAAACGAAAAGggataaagaaaaaagaagagagcttgtcttatgtttttgtttttgtctgtTAGGTATATGGCCTATATCATGGATACAAATGAAGAGGAGAGAGCGAAGGTATtcttatgattatttatttattttcctgtAAGGTTAGTCTGCGTTTGTTTATTTCTTGCTTGCAATTTCCTGTGCAGGGAAAAACAGTTGAGGTAGGAAGAGCACATTTTGAAACAGAGACAACAAGATTTACAATCTTGGATGCCCCGGTAACTTCCCTTACAAATTGCTTCTCTGCTTTACCTTGTATATAGGAGTACAAGTTACGAATCTAGGTAAATGAGTTTACTTTTCATGAGGATTGGTGTTTACCCCATGCTTTTAAACATAAGAATTTCTACAAGAAGTCTCTTGCTGTGAAAATTTTGTTCTCCTTGAAACAGAGACAACAATATTACAATCTTAGATTCCCGGAACTTCCCTTGCAAATTGCTTCTCTGGTTTACCTTTTATATACAAGAACAGGTTACGAATCTAGGTGAACCAGTTAATTGTGGATGAGGAATGCTGCTTGCcccatgtttttttttaacataaggATATCTAAAGAGCTCTTGGCATGATTTTGACCATGCCAAAATCCATCATTGAGCTCGTGCACAGGGGCTTAGTaagaaatctttaaaacatgAAATATCATACGTCAAGCCTTTTTGTGGACTGTCTGAAACAACACAATTTTTTAAGGCAAAAAGAGAAGCATAGACAACTTTAAACAGAGATGTACttttttgttagagttttggtggAATATGGTTATTGAACATGATCTTGAGGGAATGCTAGGCACAATAGGGAAATTACACAACCTGTAATTATTCCTGATTCACTGGGTTAGTGCATAACTTCATGAAATTTCTAGGTACTTATGAAAGAGCCTTTTCTGTGAAAATTTCTTTCTCCTTGCACAGATTAATTCTCTGCATGCTTGGTTCTTTCATCTGGCCTTCCggaaagaaagagaaattgCAGTAAGGAGCTAGGACATACATTTATGAACAGCGTTTAATACTGATAAATCAAATTTAACGTGATCATTTATGCATGCCTTTCTGATCTTTCAAATGAAATGAAGCTTGATGCCTGTCTCCTTTCATATCTCATNTTATTGAACACGATCTTGAGGGAATGCTAGGCACAATAGTGAAATTACACAACCTGTAATTATTCCTGATTCACTGGGTTAGTGCATAACTTCATTAAATTTCTAGGTACTTATGAAAGAGCCTTTTCTGTGAAAATTTCTTTCTCCTTCTTGCACAGATTAATTCTCTGCATGCTTGGTTCTTTCATCTGGCCTTCCggaaagaaagagaaattgCAGTAAGGAGCTAGGACATACATTTATGAACAGCGTTTAATACTGATAAATCAAATTTAACGTGATCATTTATGCATGCCTTTCTGATCTTTCAAATGAAATGAAGCTTGATGCCTGTCTCCTTTCATATCTCATGACCTCGCTCCAATTCCTCGTCACAAGGCGGTTAAATCTTCTTCCATTTAGGTTTGCTAGTTTTGTGATTTTGAGCCTTTGATGCCAATAAGTTTGCTGCTTGGTTTGAAGGAGAGAAGTTTAGCACATTATTTTTACATGAATGAGGCAGTTCCTTTAAAGAGAGACATCGTTTCAGTTTACTGCTCCTGATTTGAGGACTCAAGTATGATAATTTATGTAACATGTCATTTTTGTAAAGTTCAGTATCCACTTCAATTATGTGCGAGACAATTGTGTAACATGTCATCTGTCAGCTTACATTACggtttttgattattttcacTTATTACCAGGGTCACAAGAGTTACATCCCGAATATGATTAGTGGAGCATCTCAAGCCGATATAGGTGTATTGGTACGAATGGTTACCTTTTGCCATTGGACTCCATGGGAGTTTATGAATTCTATCTCTGGATTTCGGAAGTGTGCACTGATCTTTGATTTGGCTATTCTGAAGGTTATATCCGCTAGAAAGGGTGAATTCGAAACTGGATATGAAAGAGGTGGACAAACACGTGAACATGTTCAACTTGCAAAGACTCTAGGAGTTTCTAAGCTCCTTGTTGTTGTAAATAAGATGGATGATCCTACTGTCGTCTGGTCTAAAGAAAGGTCTTCTTGCATCTATGTTTCCGTCAGGCATTTGAAATATTAATTGTTCTAGGTATTAATTTCTAACAATTGTCTTTTGAAGGTATGACGATATCCAGTCCAAAATGATACCATTCTTAAAATCATCTCAATACAATGTAAGGAAAGGTAAAGAGGATTATCTACTCATAAGTTACATCATTGTTGGCTGAAGTTCTTGTATTTTAATGATCTATGCAACCTATAATCCAAAATGAAACATCTTATAAAATCTATTTGCTATAGTAGCCAGTAAAATGACCTGGCCTTTTACGATTTTGTACCCTCTCATTAGAGTTTAAAGGTGAAAAGCTGATCTATATCAGAATTTATCTTTCTTCTAGTGTATAACCAAGTCAGAACACTAAAACTTGTTTCCCAATCTATTTCTCCCATAAATAAtgggaaattttcattttcatgtcGAACATCAAATAATTTGTTGTCAATCTGGCCATTGAAGTAAACATAAAATgacttttcaaaagtctttgACATACCTAAGAAAAGAGTGTTTCTCATGCTGCCACTTGTGTTATGAGCATTACAGAAACAATACCTCCTGTTTGTATGATATCTTATAGAAAACCACCTTTTGGTATAATCAAAGGAGAATGCTGATTGTGGAATCTTATTTCCCatcattaaattatatttcaatctGTTTCTTTACTTTGTTTAAAATTCCATGTGTTCGCAGATGATTAATTTCTGCACTTGGTTCTGAATTTTTTTGTACCTGAGTGCAGATGTTCAGTTCCTGCCAATCTCTGGTCTCCTTGGTTCAAATATGAAAACTCGGGTGGAGGAAAGAGTATGCGCATGGTGGGATGGTCCATGCCTTTTTGAAGCTCTTGATGCGGTAGAAGTTCCTCCCCGAGATCCTGAAGGTCCACTAAGGTACTTCAGTTTTGCTAATCTGCTGGCATCTTCATGTCTCTGTTTTCTCCCTCTGTACTTCCAACTTTCAGCACTCTAGTTATTGATGACATTGGTTAAGATATTGTATCATTCGTCCTAAATAAGACATTATTATATGTGTATTTATGTATGAATTTGGTCATTCTTGTGAGAGTGCTCATCTACTTTTTGTGCCTCATCTTCCATATTTTCTTCACTGGATAGCAAACAGAACCTTCTGATTTTTGTCCTCCTTATTCCCCTTGTTAGCAGTTGTTTGAGTGTTAAATCTCCCTTTCTTGCAGAATGCCTATTATCGACAAATTTAAAGACCTGGGAACTGTTGTTATGGGTAAAACAGAATCTGGGAGCATTTGTGAAGGTGATAGTTTGTTGATGATGCCAAATAAGGTcattttcttttggaaattttccACTTAACTGTATTCAGCTATGTGATATTGTATACTTGAGGAATTTCACACATAAGTTGATCTACAGTTTGTTGTGAAAGTACCTGCTCTATTTTGTGATGAAGATAGAGTTAGGTACGCAGATCCGGGGGAAAATGTACGAGTTAGGTTATCTGGAATCGAGGAAGAGGACATTTTGTCAGGTTTTGTCTTGTGCAGTGTTGGTATGTGTTCTCCATTTTATCCATAGCATGGAATTCATTCTCTTTGTTCTGTGTAATATATGTTTGAgattcagttttatattgctAACCAGTTACCTATTTAAGGGAATACTATCCTCTCACAAACATGGAATGCCTCATATACTATAACAGAATCCTTGGAAGGAGAAAAGTGTTGCATTTGGGGTGTGTTGCTATGGATGAAAAcatatgtttttcaatttttccatgtttggtaagttaaaatgttttggaaatattttctGTAGAAAAACAAGTTACTTAAAGGAAGTTACTTAAAATTAGGAAAACTGATTTCTCCAATGGAAGTATGGAAAACAAGTTCCATTAGTGGCATACCATGTTGATTGTCTCCTCCACACCCCCAACACCCTATCGCTACACTACCACAGACCTCCCTCCCCTAACCCTCTACCACCAACCCCTGTCCCCTCTGACCCTCACTCCACCGCATCCGCCATAGTGTTTGcctaaattataaataaagtgCTTGGATATTTTCTGCTCACTTGCGAAACaccaaaaataagaaagaaaacacTTATTTCTagcaaaatattttctcttcaTAGCAGACACCCTTAACCTTTCTGTCAGCCTAGTGTTTGTGCAAGAACTTCCTGTGGAACAGTGTGGCTGGCTTACTGAATTATATCTCCTAGAGAATTTAAGAAGACCGTTCATTCAAACAGAACTTGACAAAGAGTAAACGATAAAGTTATATGTGGAACCTATGTTGTGTATATGTTGCAGTTTGTCTGACAGTTTCTGTTTAGATGACGTGAAGGGTACAAATAAGACCAAAGAAAGAGATTCTCTTTAGTGTCAGCGtatttgtttttaaatgatGGGATGGTCTTTTAATTTTCATTAGTCTTTAACTTGGTGAAAAATCTTAGTTTTCTTCTTAAGTTGATCCGTAGACAATGATGTCCCCCAGAGCGAGTCCTAGATCTTGGTCTTTTACAGTAGATGTTACAAATGAGCTGATTCTACCAATATAAGATCAGGACAAAAGTAATACTCTAGTGAACGAGGCAAATGAACAAAAAGCTAATGTAGTGAGCTAATGGAAAAATACATCTGCTGTTAGCAAGGTTTTGATTAATCACATATACGAGACTCATATTTTGCTTTTGATTTATTCTGGTCCAACATGTGCAGAACTGAAGTTGGCAAGTCATAGATAAAATGATCTAATGAGACATTCCTTTCTTACTACATaataatttctttcatttgccttaaataattttttgttgagtTAATAGAAGTCATGCAGTTTCAGTACTTGATTTGAGGAAAATTACTGATGGTTTTTTGAGGTACCACACTTATTTAGTAAATCACTAACCCGGTTTGAGAATCAATTATAATAAGATTGGAGATATAATACTGGTTTAGTGAAATTAATCCAGATATTTGTGTACTGTAAAGAGGATAATCTTAGGTACTGTACACATACATGAATCTCCAACTTCGTAATAGATTGGTTTTCAAGCTTAGATTGATATCTAATAAGTTTTGCACATGCAGCAAACCCCATACCTGCAGTTACTGAGTTTGTTGCACAGTTACAGATCTTGGAGCTGTTGGACAATGTACGGGTCAAACGTAAACCTAGCCTTTCATTCACTCTAATTAGCTTCAGATTTGCGTAAGTGCATTCATACATCTGTGATTAAATAAACATTGTGTGCTGTCTCAGGCTATTTTTACTGCTGGCTACAAGGCTGTGTTGCATATTCATGCTATTGTTGAGGAATGCGAGATTGTTGAACTGATGCAGCAGATTGATCTCAAGAAAAAGAAGCCCATGAAGAAAACACCTTTGTTTGTGAAGAACGGAGCAATCGTTCTATGTCGTGTTCAGGTTAGTTGTCTACTTGAGTAGGATGGACATTTGGGATATTTATCTACAAGGGAGAGCAAAGTAGTTGATGTTTACACAATAATGAAACCTGTCACTTTAGTATCTCTACTATTGTAATTTACGTTTATTTTCACTAGCTTTAAATATTTATGCTTTCCAAAATATGTGCCTACCCTCAACTGTAAAGATAAAATCGGCGATGCTTTACATATGGGATAATACTAACCCCTTTTCCTCTTTCATTTCTGCCTTTTACCTTCTGTTGTATAGTGTGCTAGGTCTTGATCTTCCAAAATAATCATGCCAGGTGAATAATCTGATTTGTATCGAGAAGTTCTCTGATTTTCCACAACTTGGGCGGTTCACTCTTCGCAGTGAAGGTAAAGAACCATTTTTCCTTGTAAGCTTGTCATGCTTTAGTTTATACACTACCTTGCAACATTGGATCACAATGACTGCCACTATCTGCAGGGAAAACTGTTGCTGTGGGGAAAGTTACCACCCTTCCTACTGTTGCTAATAATGCGTGAACAACTTGATAACTGAAAAGGTGAATTTCCTGTTCTCTTTTCAGTGCTAATTTCTGTTGTTTTCTTGTTGAAGTGAGTTTATATGTCACTTGCCAACTTTTGTCTTtaggaaacaacctctctacctccacgaggcaGGGGTAAGGTCTTACCTTAAGGCCcctgtacactctaccctccctaaACTCCACTTGTGAGTATGTTGTAGAACTTTGGATTTAAGTGATCAAACATTGTTTTT
Protein-coding regions in this window:
- the LOC125858013 gene encoding uncharacterized protein LOC125858013 gives rise to the protein MGLKKEANANVNPTHVAVDRKRHLNVVFIGHVDAGKSTAGGQILFLSGQVDDRTIQKYEKEAKDKSRESWYMAYIMDTNEEERAKGKTVEVGRAHFETETTRFTILDAPGHKSYIPNMISGASQADIGVLVISARKGEFETGYERGGQTREHVQLAKTLGVSKLLVVVNKMDDPTVVWSKERYDDIQSKMIPFLKSSQYNVRKDVQFLPISGLLGSNMKTRVEERVCAWWDGPCLFEALDAVEVPPRDPEGPLRMPIIDKFKDLGTVVMGKTESGSICEGDSLLMMPNKFVVKVPALFCDEDRVRYADPGENVRVRLSGIEEEDILSGFVLCSVANPIPAVTEFVAQLQILELLDNAIFTAGYKAVLHIHAIVEECEIVELMQQIDLKKKKPMKKTPLFVKNGAIVLCRVQVNNLICIEKFSDFPQLGRFTLRSEGKTVAVGKVTTLPTVANNA